CTTTTTTTTGGCCGTGTGTTCTATCCGTCATCTCTATTTCCTGCTGTCCTCTATATATGATTGCTTCATTCATGTGAATTACGCTGAAAgatcaaatttattaatatatgtgaCACTATCTTTGAAttgttccaatttttttttgttttttctcaaatGAAAATGATAGTTGTGACAAATTTTTAAAGAGGTATGACACGCGTTTACCACTACTACACGGAGGACAACATGTGTTCATGTCAATGTTTCTTGTGTTGTTAGTTAAGCATATGCTATCAATTTTAATTGGTCATCCAAGTTAAAGGAgtatactttatatatatatatatatatatatatagactttcTAATTTATAAACATATCTTCGGCAATCGGTATATGGCAACATAATTAATGCAACTAGGAAGATGAACTTTGATGCAGTCTTTACCAACAATCTGCCACTATACTTGTTTATAAACATAATTTGGCTTAAGAGTCTTGTTGGATAGTCACATAAGTACTTTTATACGGTCAAAACTTGCTGTACAATTAATCATGTATTTCATGGACTGTTAATTAAACATGGAACTCACAATGAATTTGCAGATGGGTACAATAGCAgctctaagaattttttttagggtagtcacccaaacaaaaaaaacacgGAAATACACAAaacattacaatttttttatactaacaAAGagagcaaggaaaaaaaaaagactaaaaaaaaaataaagtgcaaattgaaaatgttgatatgagaataataaagtgactacaacaatttcataacatGCCTTATATAACAAATTGTTAGCCTATTGTTGGTGGGTAAAACATGTCAATATTGAATCTGAATTAGAGTAATGAGCTAACACTCATTAGAATGCACGCAAGAACTGCATTCACATAGCTAACACAGACATTTGATACAATATATACAACACAGATATATAGAGATACAAATTAAGGTACTCACGATATAATTCTCATAGGATGGAGCAAGTTATGCCATCATTGTAAGGATAGGTAGTGAAAATGAGCTGACACTCCTTACAGGATGGAGGGCATTCACAAAACTTGAACTCTTTGCAATATTCATTTAATCAATTCattttccgttgcatactttagtttattggtgatttatttgtactACTACGCgtttgtatgttaatttgattaattaataaacttgtttaattaatcaattaattcattacAAATGGTCAATTCGTTTTTTGTCTATCAATTACAGCactattaagaaagaaattttaattgtttcaaaatttcaaaatcatctttttaatcaaaatttaattgtaaaagTGCTAAAGAAGTTTTACGGAAAGATGTTCACATTTGAATCTCACTCCACAATATAaagtaacatttatttttagatgctactatatattaaaaatgcaTTTGCTTCAGTATATGTGCATGTCCGCGCGTGTGTTTTAATGCCTTTCACTTCTCAGTTTTCATTTCACACTCCAGTCTCTCACTCAGAAAAGGAAAATCTTCCTCCCTTACAAAGTCAGTCAATCCCTCTCACTTTGTATGGGAAAAATGTGATCACCAGTTGTCATTATGCGGCgcctcaattttttttgactCTCTCTATTCCCTTTCATATTGAGCTACTAGATAAGTTTGTCCATGTGACACGCTGAGAGTTAAGAGAGCAGAGTGCCTGATGAGTCACATGAAATTTCTCTGTTATTTCCTTTCACTTTCTCAGTCTCTCACTAATTCTCATTATGAAATTTCTCTgttattttctttcactttctcaCTCAATATCTGTCCCTCTGTACGGAAACTGATCAGTGATCACCAATTTTCATTATGCAGCGCCCTCGAAAGCTGTTAAGAAATGTCGTTTCTCTTTGATTCTCTAGTCTCTGTTCCTTTTCAGTCTTCGTTGGCACCAATTTTCCAAAAGCTTAAGACTTTTATGGCAGGAATTTACAAGCTCATTGATTGAGCTTTTAACACAACTGAGTACtggaatacaatttttttttaaaaatttataagtaataaagctCTCACTCTTTTTTCGTCAATCTCTGCCTtgaaggtttttattttattattattatttttttgtctcaatttttATTCCTATTGAATGGCAGTTCTATTAAAAGAATAAGgaaattagataattttttttttttttaatctcaattcTTTGAGCCTCACTCCAGACCTGGGAGGAAAATTGCtagaattattttaaaaagtttataaattaatgtCTAAAATATGATTTGTGCTATTTAAActacataattaattaatatttaaaatattttttggtgatttccattatgattcatttatttattattttaaatttattttttgccacATTAGTTTGAAGTGTCATACTAGTTTGTGAaaactatataataaattttgtaatatttttgctactatttataggtcttattacatttttttgatACAATTCATGGATCTAACTATATTATTTCAGttaccttttagctttatttatagtattttcagcaaaaaaattttaatttcaactaaataaactgtTATCAAACATACACTAACACACACTTTTAGGCACATAAAAATTAACTGTGttttaattattactatttaatatttatgtgtGGGCAAAGGCCAAATTAAAGAGTGTGTATTAGTGAGTATGCTAGTATGTATCAAACTCCAATGGGTTGTTTGAAAGATTCTGACAGTATATATGCTTTAGAACAAGAAGatagcaataatttttttttttttttttgtatgacGTTGGGTATATGATGTTGGATGGTGAGGTGGGCATTTTCTGTTTGGCTGAGCTGTACGTTCACATCAATGACTATGAGAGTGAGCGTGATGCACGAGCAATAAGGTCtgatcttttttattcttttgctctGGCCCACCAATTTTGAAGTATTCCTGTTATTTCCGTCAAACTCACCAGTTTTCACACTCTAGGTCATCTTCTCCCTGAAAATTTGTCGGTTCATAtgataataaattgttatttataGTTTCTTGATGATATAAATAGGCTTATCGTAGTAAAAATTCATGGACTTTTGAAGAGGTGAaatgttttattcataatttcacattacatagaaaaaaataaattaaaaaaagtttcaatttatccaagctttcaattttttttttttttttttttgtgaaaatactttcaaaaaatgatttttttaaaaaaaaatatatatatgaaacctgttatttctttctaaaaaacCCATgggacttttaatttttaattttagatatcaAGAGACAAAAAAGTTATGTAATTTTTTGCGTCTctaaacattttcattttagaCTTTTGCTCTTGCCACACATTTGATTTGAAAGTGAATCATGTGATTTAATTACATGAaatttttctgttattttcCTTAAACTTTCCCAATTTTCGCAAAAGTCTCTGCCCATTAATATGTAATAAGGaatcaattttgtaatatttttattacctttaatttattaatcaagTTAAATTTATTAGAGATAAtagaaatattacaaatttgattacaaacaGATAATAACAActgcttaaaaataaaaatgttatataaacataacaaaataaaatagttgcATTTACCCACGTTGATAACATATAATGACAAATGATAATGCATTATCTTGTAATAATTTGAAATAAGAAAACTAGTAGAATGAAGTTGTAAAACTTAATATATCTTATCTGTTGAACTGTTGTTGAGCCATGGGCTTCAAGAGCTCTACAGGTCTCAATAGATAGCTAGTTGTCGAGTTTAATGAACAACAAttcttcagcttgtttcttggacagacttgcatggctttaacacttgatcttgaaatacagtttcttaaagtattaaacacatcctagatctacccaattacaaataaaatgcattttgtcaaaagattagccaattacataaaatagtgacatatgttcttaacaagtgaataacatatgtcctaacaggcTTAAAAGGGCGCAGCCTTCCTGGATCTAGCTTTAACTGTTGAAAAGAGGAGAGGTAGATGATGTCCGCGGAGCTACCATTATCCACAAGAATCCTCCTAGTATTGAATCCTTCTATTGTGAACATTATGACCAAGGGATCGTCATGAGGTTGCTTCACTCCTCTAGCATCTTCTTCCGAGAAAATCATGTccttgtttgtttgtctttgcTTCAAGGGAGGTATTTTGTGGATGCTATTACCTGCCTCTGATATGCTTTCTTGAGTGATCTAAATGACCCACATGTGGATGGCCCGCCTGTGATCATCTTTATCTCCCTGATCACACTTGGCAAACATTGGGACATGTGGTCCTCATCCCAAGGTGAAGCTTCGCGCTTGTCCTTGTTATCGTCTTTGGACCTACTAGGTTCCCCCTTCTTCACAAACCTCTGTAGTTTCCCTCTTCATATGAGCTCCTTTATTTGCTCCTTTAGGTCCCTGCAATCCTCTGTGTAGTGGCCGTGATCCTTGTGGAAACGACAATACTTCTTCTTGTCACACACATTAGGTGACGAATTTAATGGCCTTGGCCATTTAAGGTAGTGCTCATCTTTAATCTACgccaaaattttgtcaacaaaCATAATTTAAAGAGTAAATTTTACCGTCCGATGAGCTTTTTCGTCTTTCATTTTACCTTCGTTGTTGGTCTGACGATTTGGGCGCTCCCTTTTCCGTCCTCTCTAGTCATcttctttccttcctttttcatTGGTCTTTTCTACGTCCTTTATTGTAGCCAAGGCGTCCTCagcgttcatgtacttttgtGCCTTCAAGAGCATCTCTGCCATTGTTTTTGGAGGATTCTTCGTGAGTGACATGATGAACTCCCTAGATTTCAACCTAGCTTTAAAGGTTGTTAActgcaccttgtcatcagcttTGTCTACTTCTAAAGTTTCTCAAGTAAAACGCTTTATGTACAACCTCATGGTCTCTTTCTGCTCTTGTCTGATGGTGCGTAAGTGGTTTGCTGGCCTTCTTGAGCATTGTCCTCCGACGAAGTGGCGTAAAAAGGAATTGCCCAACTGCTCAAAGCTGTCGATGGATGATGTTAGTAACTTCGTGAACCATTCCTTTGTAGCTCCTTTGAAAGTGGTGGGGAATGAGCGACACAGTATTTCGTCAAGAGGCTGTTGAAGGCCTAATGTCTTCTTGAAAGTGTTGAGGTGGTCTAAGGGGTCCTTAAGTCCGTTAAATGGTTTAAGTTGAGGTAGGCGAAATTTTGACAGCACTGTCACTCCAGGACTGTCGCCGTAAAAGGTGAATCCGTCGTCTGGACCATTTTGTCCAGGCTTTGATCTGTCTTCCCTTTAATGGCGTTCCTCAACTCGTCCATCTCCTTTCTCATTTTTCGGAGAAGATCCAAGTTTGGTTCATCTGAAGTAGTTGGTCCTCAATAGTCGCTCCTTCTATGGTTATCTCCCTCATCTTCCTGATTAATCCTAGACTGATTCTCCTCTTGCTAAAGCCTCAGCCTCATTTCCTGGTTCTGCCTAGTGAGTTCTTCCACGCTAGCTACAAGTGTCTGGATTTGTAGGGCTAATGCTGCAGGATCTTGGTTGGACTCCATCTAAATTTGGGAATTAACTGGAACCACACTTTCGAACTTGAGTGTGAAAATGCCATCCCTACAGACggtgccaaactgatgatgcgtAAATCGTCAGTCCTATTGGTTCGTCCAGATGGAGATGAATTCTCGTCACTATTCCTACAAACCTGGGCCAACGTCTCTCCTAagatggtcaccggtgtggtgcctgccataatgtctccgatgccaaagttagtaTATGGAAGTTTTTTGAGAATAATGAGAAGGTTCTGAATATCAGAGTATCTATGTGAGAGTATTTTTGGACGAGCTTGTGTGTACCTTGTATTGTTTATGTGGAGTGTTTATATATGGTTTCACAGCATCTAGCCGTTATGGCTTTTATTGTGGCTTTAATGCCTCCCTTGGTAACGCCTCCATGCTCAATAATGTATACTTTGATGAGTCTCCAACGATTTGTGTAGCTGGCCTTGTAACCGTTCGAGGTATTATTTATTGCATTGAATGGCTTTCCTCCATTCATCAGTGACATGGCGAGATGGGCGGAGATGTCTAATTAGTTCATTTGAGAAAAAGGGGTCGTCGGTCCCATTAGGGTTCTCTTATATATGAATTAACCTAGCTTCGTCATATCATTGATTAATGTTATACTTATAACCATTTTAAATACTTTGGTGTTTATGAAATCCTTTCTAGTGTATCTCATTCACTTTTTATTTAgggaaaatttataattttcattccCTATTTAGTTGGTTTTAATCACAATCATAAACTTTCAATTGTTACATTTGAACCCCTTAAAGTTTAGACTAAAATGAAATTGTGAAGTtccatcaaaaaacaaaatcaaccattttattttaatcaaattttaggAAGTCAAGATGTAACGATTAGAAAGTATTCACATAACTAAATTATGATACAAATATATTAGTTATAACTAAGGGCTTatccacaaaatacaaaatctaCCAACTTAGATGAAACTAACGACTTCATTTTGTAGTCCAAATtcaaagtgagagagagaggaaaaaatggAGTCTGGATGTTGAACATCTGAATTCCCTTTAGgagaaatgaaaattaataaaatttagatttgaatGTTCAACGTTTTAATTTacttttacaaaagaaaaaaaaaaaaaattgggattcaGATTATCAAAATCCCATTACAACCCCAAATGCATGTATAATTAATTTGACCAATAGTATTTGCCTATTGCCTCAAATTATTAAGATCAAATCACAATTAAGGGCCCGTTTCCTTTCCCTTCCATTGTCAAAGAGACCACCGTAATACTTGAACATCATAAATCATTGAGAATTAGCACAAAATGTACATTATCTTAGCTATTTAATTAAGTAGAGAATGACCACTACGCACCCTTGGAGCGGTGCTCACTCTACAAATAAAAATGCTTGTAGGGTGTGGGGGAAAAGggctggggttcaagtcttcaggatggagtttcatacacatataaaCTTAGATTATActatagtagaatttctatcttgttaaaaaaaaaaaaaaaaaaaaagtagagaatgTCTTCAACCATATgtacttagggtccgtttggatacagctgaaaactgaaaactgaaaaatactgtgacaaaataatttttaaaagtataagTAGTACCATgggaccaatttttaatgaaaaaattgctgaaaagtgaaatttatgggtccataaacagtacacgatgtgcatTGATTAgctgaaaaagtttgaaaagtctAACTTTGCTGCTACTGTTTATTGAACAGTATATAAACAGTAACAgcaatctcaaaaaaaaagaaaaaaaaaaaaaagaaaaacgcaTAAGCACGTTCTAGTTTCGGCCGAATCCAAACGCAGCTATAGGCTGATAGGTTGAGATCATACCCTTAGCCAGACGCAAcgcacacaaaaataaaacatttatcCAGCCTTGCATTTTTTGAAACAGTCAATTAATATTACTTTAATCTAACAACTTTGGGTGGCATGTTTGTAATTAGATGCAAGTATGTGGGGCCCAAATCAGTGACTTGTCAAATCCAAGCTCAGTTGCaagctttttcttctttgggtttACCTCCAACTTCACAAGTTCTCTTAAGTACAGACACCCACCTCTACCTCTGATTTTTCTCCAGAGCCATTACAACTCCAGCCACCTCATTAACTCATCTCACCCACctcttcttttgattttttccaGAGCCATTACGACTCCAATACCACCTCCTTAACTCATCTCACTCATCTCTCTAGGGTTGGCCCAAGATTGTTTGGGGCAGGGTCTTTTTATGGCTAAATATCACTtaaatgatatttatttatttttatttaattttaaattcattattaattCACCAAAAGTGAGGTAATGATAATTACTATATAGATTTTACAAATTGACATATcactaataaaagaaaaattattcaaacatttattttattgtattatttaaGTAACACTGATCATATTTCTGTCACAtcagtttataattttttttttacctaaaattTGTATTAGCTTTAGCAATTTTTACATACTTAATGGTGACtgtattgtatttttattaattcttttttttttggtagagaaaatgttaaatttattacaaatcTTACTACAAAAAGCTAACAAACTGATGTAACAATGAGGTGGTacttcaacaaaataataaatgagtaTTGCATTACTTTATTGATGACATATTAATTTGTAGGACCTAtgtaataaaacttgtaatatattaacataactctaatattttaggcattctctctctctctctctctctaaatataTCTAGCATAGTGCAGGAATGCCTAATTATAAAAGaccaaaattgtaaaaataaaaggtcctaattataaaatatatatattggaattACATGCAACTACCTACTACCGGCTAACAATCTAAAATACTaggttcaaaaaataaattcccaAAGTCAAGTCGTGTGGGCTGTGCAAAAGTATTCTTATAAGTGAACCCACCAATAGTGCTCTGTATTTCACATCATCTTccctgttgttgttgttgttggtttctTCCAATCTCTAAAATGAATCCTAACACTTCTCCACCTGAGGGGAAATGGACCACCGGTATATGTGGTTGTTTTGGTGATGTGACCAACTGTAAGGGAATCTTCAatcctctaaattttttttttttttttttaatttaaaaaaaaaaaaaactttaaacagAAATATATAGTGTGATCTTGTTTGAACTTCTAACGGTGCAACATACATAAATTGTAAATTCTATATTGAATTGTTTTGAACATATATGCTGAAATGGAAGTATGTAAATCAGTTATAAAGTGtaagatttttgttttgaacGTCATTTGGTACATATATCTCTTACTACAACAAAAATTGTATCAAAGAAAACTACCTGCAAActaacaaattatattgttttctctctctctctctctctccaaaggCTGTGTTACCTTATGGTGTCCCTGCATTACCTTTGGCCGCAATGCTGAGATACTTGACAAGAAACCAAGTTGTAAGCAAATTctactaaaaagaatatttggagcaattatatatatgtatgtatgctTGTGCTTATAGATTTAGTTTCTTTAATTTGTCTGTTTGATATTTGGCTACATGCAGCTTGTTTTACCGCGGCCCGAAACTGTTTCATGCTTGTCTATGCTTTTGGAATTGGCGCATGTTTATACACATGCACATACCGAGCCAAACTGAGAGCCCTCTATTCCTTGCCACCAAAGCCGTGCGGGGATTGCTGTGTCCATCACTTCTGCTTTTTTTGCGCTCTTTGTCAAGAGTACCGCGAGCTCAAAAACCGTGGATTAGACCCTGAAGGAGGTACCtaatatcaatatcaatattttattattattattattattttaaagcaTAACCTCAAATGACATGTTGCTATAAGTTTATGCCATGtgatgtttctaaaaaaaattaaaaaattaaaaaaaaatttatgaaatgtGATACATTTCTTGAGACCCTCTTTATTTAAGCTTCCACCTTAACAAAATTTACATTTATataattcattaaatttatatatattaatttttataagtgagcattaattatttattttagaagaatttatatggttatttttataaatttgataaaatgaattatttttttaagtctaaatttcttttatgtcaTTAAGAAGGGTTTAATCGGctaaatgtatttattttcactttttaattatatgttgTGCACAAGTTATTTGTAGgttgaacaaattttaaaagttatttttccaaaatttagatgaaaatttattgattaaGAATATGATATTCTTGCTTGACAGCTTGAGTTTAATAACGGAAACAGAGTCAAGTAAAAGGATGacttaaaatataattatttaatccaAGAAGATGATTTCGTATCGTACCAGTTATAGTATTAATCACACCAATATGTacacaaattacaaaattactgATGTTTCATTCCGATTTAAATACTGACCTTACTGGTCATGCACCAATTAAACAAACATACGGGaaaataaattggatttcagtgaaaaaataaaaattagtccgtaaaaaaaaagtgaatgaaAAAGGCGAAGTAAACAGTAGTAAAAATGTATTACGTTAAACGCAACCATTTTCCATTAGGAACCATTCCACCTCATAAtttcgtcttcgtcttcgttTCAAGACAGACTTTTAGGTTGTAAGTCATGATTATGAGTACTCATTCTATATTTTTCACCACTACTTCAAACCCTTTAGCTTTTTGTTGAGTGGGCAGTGTGCCTTGACACCCACCCACTTGAGATAAGCTTGGTTGGACAAATTCAAACCACCTTTTGTTAATTGGAAAAACCAAGCAATAGATATATAATTAATGATCTGTCAATTCTTGTTTGTGTGATCTGCCATATGCCATCAAACTTCTTGTGcgtttcataataataataataataataataataataatattattattattattattattattattattaatgagataGATAACATTTAATCTAGAGGTTAACCTATGAAATGAGATAtagatttataattattttaacaaattatataaaatttgactACTGAAcacatataaacaaatatatctatttatttatataaatcaatatattaaataataaataattttaaaatggaacaccaatattaactaatattaaaatatttcgTTTCTcgataaaaaaaaccaaaataaccTCTAGTAAGGTATTGACTCTCTTAGTTTAGTAAATTGAgaaatatctttatattttttattatcataatcataattatttatatttcctttctttacaATGACTTGTAATATAATTGGACCtattttcttaaatattatAACATGTGAGTATTATACATGATtcttaaatatagttttttatttttattttttttattttaccagaTTTGTAAAATTAACTTATAGGGGATATACGCTGGATATCGACTATAGTTATTACAATGATACACCAAGAATAAACatgatttattattcattattttaatttgttcctttttttttttcttggtgatGGATGTGATAAAGGTTGGGTAGCAGCCGAGGCTAATGCTAAGAAATTGAAGGGCAGAACCACAGCACCTCCAGTTCCTTCACCAGGCATGACTCGTTAGGGCTTGCTTTCATGGCTGTTCTTCATTCGTACTAATGTTTAGTTTGTAATTTGTTCCTTTGATGATACCTCAAGACCTAGtgcattttcttgtttttctcaatttctttaGGTTTAAAACATCTGTGTGTTGTACCCGAAATTAATTGTATTTGGTTTTGTGTGCTCTAAaataaggaaattaaaaaaactattacatcattatcttaaaaattaaatcaatgaaattttgacataaaattagttttaattgtttcaattatggaccaatcaaaattaattaatcatacTCATATAGTTTAAGTCATAGTATGCAAGAATGCACGCCAA
This genomic stretch from Quercus lobata isolate SW786 chromosome 3, ValleyOak3.0 Primary Assembly, whole genome shotgun sequence harbors:
- the LOC115979134 gene encoding cell number regulator 4-like, whose protein sequence is MNPNTSPPEGKWTTGICGCFGDVTNCCVTLWCPCITFGRNAEILDKKPSSCFTAARNCFMLVYAFGIGACLYTCTYRAKLRALYSLPPKPCGDCCVHHFCFFCALCQEYRELKNRGLDPEGGWVAAEANAKKLKGRTTAPPVPSPGMTR